In Suncus etruscus isolate mSunEtr1 chromosome 9, mSunEtr1.pri.cur, whole genome shotgun sequence, the genomic window CAGGCCACCTTCTCCAGTTGTTTTTGTACGAAAATATCCTGTTCCTTTCTTTCCTCGTCTTGGAATTGAGTTCTTGGTGTTAGAATACTGACAGCCAGTGGAAGATAGGCTAAGAACAAATGATTCAAAACTTAAGCAGTTTGTGAGGCCAGAACggtagcgcaagcagtagggcatgtgctttgcatgcgcctaacataggatggactgcgattcgttcccctggcgtcccatatggtccccgaagccagagcgatttctgagcgtcactgggtgtgacccccccccaaataaaaaaaagttggggaaaggatTTGAAGCATCTACTGTCATTCCCTACATAGTgtcagtttttggatcacaccggatGCGCTCAggttaagaaatcgctcctggcaggctcgggggaccatatgggatgccgggattcgaaccaccgtccttctgcatgcaaggcaaacgccttaagtTCCAAGCCATCTCTCAGACCCTTCCCCCTCTGTCTTGCTCCAATTGTTGGGCCTTGGGCACAGTCACAGGGTGGCCGGGGCCAGAGGGCAAAAGCGACGCTGAAAGAGGCCAGCTATCCCAGGGCCACTTCTTGACAGCGGGTTCCGGATGGGCCCCTTTCGGACTAGTCGAAGTACCAGCCGCGGAGATGAGACCGCCGTCCGTCAAGCCTGTCATTAAAGCCGCGCCGGAAGTGACGCAAGATCTGCGCCGGAAGAGGGAGGTCGCTTCCGGCGGCCGCGCTTCCTGGTCCCGGGGCGCCATGGCGCTGCCCTGGCTCCTGCGCCTGGAGCTCACGCTCTTCGTCGCCGCCTTCTTGTGCGGGGCCGTGGCGGCTGCGGCGCTGACCCGGACCCAGGTGCGGCGGCGGCAGGGCGGGCCGGGAAGGCGGGATCTCCCCGGCCGGTGTCCCACGCAGTAGGCAGAGGCCGGCCACTGCTTTCGGGCCGGCGGGGTCCCTGCGCGCTGGGCCACGGAGCCTGCGTCCTGGACGGGCCCTACGTAGCTCGGCTGCCACTGGGAGCCGCACGATTGCCTGCGTGGAAGGCTTTTCCCCGCGAGGCTCCAGTGCTCCAAATGTCTCCAACTCTATCCCGCAGCACCACCTGAGTGTGGAAACCAAGTGGCCTCAGGACCTGCCTATTTCTGGGGGGGTCCCTCATATCCGATGGTGCCCAGACGTCGCTCCCAGTGCGCTGAACCCGGGCTCGTTCTCCAGCctcggagatcgaacctggggcTCCTGCCAAGCTCGCGTGCAAGACCTCAGTCATCTGTCGCCTCGGGGCTATCTTTAAAGACACAAAAAGTTGGGGACCCCGAGAGATCAGGCAGGGTtaagagcgatagcatagcagggcgGAGAGCATTGGTCTTGcagtgactaacctgggttcgatttgcACCCTATGCGGTCCTCTGaacctgcgaggagtgattcctcCATGCTGTTTCGcttaagctctgagcacactgGGTTTGGCTCCCCAACAAAAACCGTACTTCGAGTGTGATTGATTCCTATATGCcatcaccaaaaataataataagaaccGAATTAACTTGTTGAGCAAAGATTTAAATCACAGCGTAGCAGAGCTGATCAAGCATGACTGCAATATAGTGAGTTAAATGACAGTGAAGAACAGCTTATGGAGAAGCGTAGTTTACACTGTAAAATACTCGCCAGGCAATCTTGAGGCTATGAAGTTTGCACTGTTCCTCTTCAGCCTTTTAGAAGATACTGGCAATTGTGTAAGGTTACACAGGTCTAATTTTATTCCAGTGTTCAAATGCAGGTGTAAAGGTTGAAAGCTACTGGGTTCTATTCTTTGTTCTAACAGCTACTCTGTGGGGAAGTATGCAGGTGTAAAAAGGGGAAGGCCAtgttcgcttcggcagcacatatactaaaattggaacgatacagagaagattagcatggcccctgcgcaaggatgacacgcaaattcgtgaagcgttccatatttttttttttttttttggatttttgggccacacccagtaatgctcaggggctactcctggctatgtgctcagaagttgctcctggcttgggggatcgaaccgcggtccgtccaaggcaagcgcaggcaaggcaggcaccttacctttagcgccaccgcccggccccgcgttccatattttaaaaaaaaaaaaaaaagaaaaagaaaaaggggaaggcCAAGGCTCTAGGACTTCTGCAGAGACCAGAATGAACCAGACAGCTCTAATGTTTTCCCATAAGCACTGACAGTTTCCTGATATTTTGGCCCCTGCAGGCTCTCTAAATTTGGTCtgtacaggggccggcgaggtggcacttgaggtaaggtatctgtcttgcaagcgctagccaagttaAGATCgccaccgcggttcgatcccccggcgtcccatatggtccccccaagccaggggcaatttctgagcccttagccaggagtaacccctgagcatcagatgggtgtggccccaaaaatcaaaaccaaaaccaataaatttGGTCTGTAcaagagttctttttcttttgggtttttgggtcacacccggcagcactcatgggccactcctggctctacgctcagaaatcgctcctggcaggctcaggggaccatatgggatgctgggattcgaacaacctacctgtatggaaggcaaacgcattacctccatgctatctctctttccGGCCCAAGGGTGCAAGGTTCTTAAGGTGGGCCTGGCCTGCCAGCAGCCTGCATCCAGGAGCCCTAATTCAACATCACAGGCTCAGTGGCTTCTCTCCACAGGGCTCCTTTGGGGGCAGTTGCCCCCTGTATGCTGTAGCTGCTAGGAATGGCTCTTCTCTGGCCTTGGCCCAGCCCTCGGCCTCATCTCTTTGCTACTTTGTGGCTGGGGTCTCAGGCTTCCTAGGCCTCTACTGCCTCCTCCTGCTGCTCTTCTGGATCTACAGCAGCTGCATCGAGGATTCCCAAAGGTGACTGCACCCCTCTAAGGTGCGGGGGCTGTGGGGATAGGAGACTGGGCTCAACCTAGAAGcctgttttttttctctagagGCCCTATGGGGCTCCGCATTGCCCTGGCCACCTCTGCTCTAGCCATCTTCCTGCTCTTAGTATCGGCCTGTATTCTTCGGTTTGGTACCAGTTCTCTCTGCAAATCCATCGTCTCCCAGAACATTACAAATAGGTAACAcctcctctttttttaatttggtcacacctggcagcgctcaggggttactcctggctctacactcagaaatcgcccctggcaggcatgggggaccatatgggatgccgggattcgaaccactgttcttctgcatggaaggcaaatgccttacctccatgctatctcgccggccccacacCTCCTCTTTTAATACTTGCCAGTGGAAAAGGTCATGTGGCACAGGTGTGCTGGGGCAAGATCCCTATGGCCCTCCCCCTCACAAGTCTCTGATCTTACAGCTGCCCTGCAGCCCAGAAAATTCGGTGGATACCACCTGGAACAGCTTTGCAGTTTTACTCCAATTTACACAACGCTGAAGTGAGTTGTGGGGAGATATGCCACACTGGGTGGGTGGGGTATGTGGCGATTCTTGTAACCATTTATGGCTGTAACGGAGCATCTGGGTCTTTAAGTTATGTGGTACCCATGTGGATTTGAGATCAGCTCCATTCTTTACTCCTGTTTCCTCTCCTCCCTGCCAGATGTCTTCTTGGGTGAATCTGATATTatggtgtatgatcttgatgCTCCAAGTTGTGCAGAAGAAGTCTCAAGCCACCTCCTATCAGGGGGATCCAGAATGGAGCTCAGAGACTGATGTACTGGTCGGCACCCACCTCTCCCGGTCCTGAAAAGCAAGCACTGAGTCTTCCCGTTAATAAGACCTGCCCAAGTGCCTGGTTTCCTCTTGCCCTGCCGACCTATGCGTGCCAGGGAGGCTGGGATGGTGATTGCAGGCCACCTTCAGCTGTTTTTATACCAAAATATCCTGTTCCTTTCTTTCCTTGTCTTGGGACTGAGTCTTTGGTATTAGAGCACTGACAGCTAGTGGATGATAGGCTAAGAACAAATGGATCGAAACTTAAGCGGTCTGGGCAGCCAGAGCCCTTGGGATTAGGGCCCATTTATTTCCTGTTAATGACTTTTGGTTACCCTGGTTGTCAGCCATCCCCACAAGTTCAGGTTTACTTTCCTCCCGGAAGTTGCCTGACTTTCTTCACAAGCTCCGGTAAGCACCCACAGTGT contains:
- the TMEM179B gene encoding transmembrane protein 179B, which encodes MALPWLLRLELTLFVAAFLCGAVAAAALTRTQGSFGGSCPLYAVAARNGSSLALAQPSASSLCYFVAGVSGFLGLYCLLLLLFWIYSSCIEDSQRGPMGLRIALATSALAIFLLLVSACILRFGTSSLCKSIVSQNITNSCPAAQKIRWIPPGTALQFYSNLHNAEMSSWVNLILWCMILMLQVVQKKSQATSYQGDPEWSSETDVLVGTHLSRS